DNA sequence from the Chryseobacterium indicum genome:
AAAAAGTTTAAACAAGCTTACAATAAAAAAACAAAAAACATTGAAAAAATATTATTCGAGAAAACTGAAACTTTTAAAATTTAAGAAATTAAATCTTGAAGAGATCGGAAAATCCGTTCACAGAGTCCTGTTTTCTCAAAAATTTGAAAATGAAAAAGTAGAAAGACTGCATGATTTTGTCTCTGAAAATGACAGCAATACAGAATATTGGTACATCGGAGGATTATTAAGTGATTTCATCGAAATCATTAAAAATTTCCACAAAGAAGATGTCGAATATTTCTTTAAAACCATTCATTTCTGGGACAGCTATCATTTGGTGGTGATTGCCGATAAATTACTCGACAGCAACGTAAAAGCCGGTGTGAAATATGATTTCGGAATCGTTTACTGTAAAATTTTCTGCCTGTATGAGAAATTCGATTCTTATTATCTTGTTGATAATCTTGAAATTGCGATTACCATGTACAACTCGAAATTAGATTTAGATATTTTAATAGATTTAACTGCAAAACTGCATCTGCTGTATCAGAACAGACAGATCAGCAGACAGCAGTTTGATTATAACCTTTCACTGATAAATACATTACAAAATGAATTATAGAAACCCCGACGAACACGGATATTATGGAGAATTCGGAGGCGCTTTCATCCCGGAAATGCTCTACCCGAACGTAGAGGAACTGCAAAAAAACTATCTTGACATTATTGAATCTGAAGATTTTCAACAGGAATATCAGGATTTGTTAAAAAATTACGTAGGACGTGCAACACCATTGTATTTTGCGAAAAATTTAAGCCAAAAGTACAACACCAGAATTTACTTAAAAAGAGAAGATCTCAACCACACCGGAGCGCACAAAATCAATAACGCTTTAGGACAGGTTTTGTTGGCAAAACGTCTCGGTAAAAACAGAATCATTGCTGAAACCGGAGCCGGACAGCACGGCGTTGCCACCGCTACAGCCTGCGCGCTTTTAGGGCTGGAATGCATTGTTTACATGGGCGAAGTCGATATCCAGAGACAGGCTCCCAATGTCGCAAGAATGAAAATGCTCGGCGCAAAAGTCGTTCCCGCAACTTCAGGTTCCAAAACACTGAAAGACGCTGTAAATGAAGCCTTAAGAGACTGGATCAACAATCCCGTCACCACTCATTACGTGATCGGAAGTGTGGTCGGTCCGCATCCTTTTCCGGATCTTGTGGCGAGATTTCAGAGTGTGATTTCAAAAGAGATAAAAGAACAGCTTCTGGAACAGACCGGAAGAGAAAATCCTGATTACATCATTGCCTGTGTTGGAGGCGGAAGCAATGCAGCAGGCGCTTTTTATCATTTTGTAAACGAAAAAGACGTGAAAATTATTGCTGCTGAAGCAGGAGGTTTCGGCGTAGAATCCGGAAAATCTGCCGCGACAACTTTTCTGGGAACTTTAGGCATTCTTCACGGAAGCAAAAGCCTTGTGATGCAGACCAATGACGGACAGGTTATTGAGCCCCACTCCATTTCCGCAGGGCTGGATTATCCCGGAATCGGACCTTTTCACGCGAATTTGTTCAGAGAACAAAGAGCAGAATTTTTCAGCATCAACGACGATGAAGCCCTGAAATCAGCATTTGAGCTCACCAAACTCGAAGGCATCATTCCCGCTCTGGAAAGTTCTCACGCGCTCGCGGTTTTCGACAAAAAGAAATTTAACGAAGACGATATTGTGGTCATTTGTCTCAGCGGTCGCGGAGATAAAGATATGGAAACCTATCTGAAACATTTGTAAAATAATTCGGGCGATAATTTCCGTCTTCCACTCCCGCTTTTTTGTTCCGCTTTGCTGCACAAAAAGAGCTCCGTTCAAGCCGGATCGCATCGTCTACATCAAAAATAATTTTTGTCATTACAAAGAACTGATGAACTTACACTTTATTTAACCATAAAAATCATAAAAGATAAACTAAATGATTAGTGTTTATCAATAAAAAGATCACAACAGCTTTCAAAAAATCTTTGATTTTTACACTTTTGAAAGCGAATGTTATCAACCTTATCTTTATAAATATCTTTTGCACCTTTTGCGGTTAAAATAAAAACCATTTTAAGCAGATCTTTACAAAATGACATCATTAAAAAGCATTTTTAAATGAAAAAACTAAATATATACTTCACCGCAGGAATTCCCGAACTGGAAAATACTGCTGAAATCATACAGGTAATTCAGGATTCCGGCGCAGAGATGATCGAAATCGGGATGCCGTATTCAGATCCTGTTGCAGACGGTCCCGTTATTCAGCAGGCTCATGAATTAGCCCTGAAAAACGGAATGACCATCGAAAAACTGTTCTCACAACTGAAATCCATTAAAAACGAGATAAAAGTTCCTTTAATTTTAATGGGCTACATCAATCCGGTGCTGCGTTTCGGATTTGAAGAATTCTGTGCAGCATGTTCGGAAAGCGGAGTTTCAGGATTAATTATTCCCGATCTCCCTCCCATTGAATTCGAGAAAAATTACCAGAAAATTTTAGCAAAATACCATCTGAATTTCACCTTTCTGGTGACTCCCGAAACTTCGGACGAAAGAATTTTATACCTCGATTCCTTAAGTTCCGGCTTTTTGTATGCGGTAAGTTCATCTTCAACCACCGGAAACGATCAGGCTGTTCTCAAAAACGAGGAATATCTTTCAAGATTAGCTTCACTTCCTTTGAAAAATCCGGTGATGATCGGTTTTGGAATCAAATCAAAAGAAGACTTCGAAAATGTAACCGAAAAAGCGGATGGCGGAATCATCGGAACTGCTTTCGTCAACATTTTACTTCAAAATAGAGACTGGAAGACCAAAGCTATAGATTTCATCCATTCCATTAAAGCCTAAAAATCACTAAATTTGTGTATTCAAAAAATGATATGAATACAATTCAGAATAAAGTAGTAGAATTTGAAGACTTAGGAACGCGGGAATATCAGTCGGCTTGGGATTATCAGGAATCTCTGATGAAAAACATCATAGATCTGAAAATTAAAAACCGCGATCTTCCTGCGGAACAGCACAACGAAACGCCCAATCATTTTCTTCTCGTGGAACATCCTCATGTGTATACACTGGGAAAAAGCGGGCATGAAGAAAATATGCTTGCCGGAATTGATAAACTGAAAGAGATTGATGCCACTTTCGTAAAGGTAAACCGCGGCGGAGATATTACGTATCACGGTTACGGACAGATTGTAGGCTATCCTATTTTAGACCTTGAAAATTTCTTCACGGATATTCATAAATACATGAGAAATCTGGAAGAAGTCATCATCAGAACCATTGCCGAATATGGATTGAAAGGCGAACGTTCTCCCGGAGAAACAGGAGTCTGGCTGGATGTGGGAAAACCTTACGCGAGAAAGATCTGTGCAATGGGTGTAAAAGCTTCCCGCTGGGTAACTTTACACGGATTTGCCTTAAATGTAAACACGGATATGCGTTATTTTGAATACATCATTCCGTGCGGAATTAAAGACAAACAGGTAACTTCCTTAAAAAGAGAACTGGAAAGAGAACTCACTCCTGAAGAAATGGAAGATATTAAGGCTAAAATAAGAAAGCATTTTACGGAGGTTTTCGAAGCGGAACTTATTGCTAAGTAATTTTTACTAAATAACATTTCCCTGCATATTGCGATGTGCAGGGATTTTTAATTAAAAAATCAATATTAGAAGTACGTTCGGCGTTCCGTAGGAACGCTATCTTTAGAAAATCATATTAATTTATCGCAAAGAAAAACAAAAGATTTTTCTACTTATTGAAACTTCGCAAGCTAAACAAGGGCACTTCGTTTATGTAAAAAAGACAAAAAAGGTATTACTTTGATAAGTTTTACGCCTTTGTATATCTTAAAAGCTGAATTCTTGATAATTAATCTCTTTGTTTAACCTTGCGGTTAAGAAGACTTATCCCGAACTCACCTTAAATAGAAAAACAGAAAGATTTCAGCCGAAACTTATTATCAATTTTGCCTAACCTAACCTTGATTGGTAATCTTCGCATCAGACTGAAGTTCGGTAAGAGTGATAAAACATAAGCAATTTATGCCCTATTAATTTCATCATACTCACGTTGAACACTTTCGCCCGATTTAATTTTTCCATTATTCATCGGTAATCTGAATGCATGATAAAATTTCTTAAAAATTTTCAATTTTATATTCAATTTTTTACTACTTTTAAGATCACAACGCAGTGAACTATCAATAACAAACTGCAAATTATTAACCACAAAAATTAAAACTATGAAAAAATTTCTGCTATCCGCAATGGCTTTTGTGATGGTGCTTTCCTCCAATGCCTGTTCAGATTCCAGTGCCAATCAGGATCCGAATCTCGTTGTAAAAGAAACCAATGAAAATGCCATGAGAGACTTTGGCAGCACTATTCCGGTAGGGATCCAGAAGGAAGGCAATGTACTGAAAGTTTCTTTCATTATTTCTGCGCAGTTCTATGAAATTAAAGACAGCAAAGAAAATGAAGTCTTCATCTCAATGATTCAATCAGCGGTCGAAAATGAAACTCCGGTTCATGTTTTCCTGAAAAAAAATTCCAACGAAATTGCCAAAGTTGAAAAAGCAACCGATGAAGATGTTACTTACTTTAAATCTATCTTCACCAAAGAAACTCAAAGCGAAACCAGCAAAGCAGTAAGTGTAATTCCGAATCAGGCGACTCTGAACAATCTTTTCACACAGATCAAAAATCAGTCCTGCGGAACTTCTACAGCTTCTTCACCATGTATCACGTTCAGATATGCGGTGGACGGATGTTATGCAAGAGCTCATAAAATGAGACAGATCCTTCTGAATGCAGGTTATGACTGCGAAAAACAATTTGTCTACGGAAATCTGAAAGCTTCTACAGGAACATGCTGTGTTTCGTGGGGATATCACGTAGCCATCTTGGTAAGCTTTAAAAATGCTTCCGGTGTAGTGGAGAAAAGAATTATAGATCCTTCTCTTTTCACCTCTGGACCGGTAACCGATGTTACATGGAGAAATGCATGCGTAAATACAAGCTGCGGCTCTGCCTCTGTTTCGTCTTATGCTAATACGGCAGGAAATGTATATTACAGAAGTCCGTCCGGTTCGCTGCTTTATGACAACAATTATATAAATACAAATTGTGTTCTGACAACGTTTTCAACATTATCCGGATGCTCTCCTGTTCCGGCTCCAAGTGTAGCAAGCTGCGGATTCTAACAAATCTTTATATAGCTCCTGCAATTATTTGTTATTTTGCAGGAGCTTTTTTAAATTTTACTTTCATGAAAATCTTAACCTATATTCTCTTCATAATAATGATGGTCATTTCCTGCTCCGGCAATCAGAGTTCACAAAACCTTACGTGGTATAACAATTCGGTGATTAGTGATATTACAGATGATCCGGATCGGCCGCAGGAATTTGCCCGTGTTTCCATAGGAATCAGCGCGCAGGTTTTCTATCTTTCAAAAAAATCTCAGGATTATACTCATCTTATCGAAAAGGCAACTTTAAGTCTTAAAACAAACAAAAAATATGATATTGGCATTGAAAATAAAACCAATATTATCAGACAGATCAAAGACGTAAAATAATCTTTTCATCTCATTATCATTTAATTACGGATATTCCGGCATCAATCCTCAGTTCGGCTCCGTGAATATAAGATGCTTCATCAGAAGCAAGAAAAAGTACTGCTTTTGCTATTTCCGAAGGTTTTCCCTGTCTTTTAAAAGGAATGGCAGGAATAATATGCTGTACCACTTCATCAATCTGTTCTGAATTTAAACCCGTATTATTAAAAATATTGGTTTTGATATGTCCCGGACTGATTCCGTTTACGCGGATTCCCTTGTCCGTAAGCTCAGAAGCAAAAGTCTTAATGAAACTTTGTACTGCCGCTTTTGCCGCAGAATACACAGAAAAATTGGACATCCCGAATTCTGTAACAAAAGAAGTATTAAAAACAACCGAGCTCCCCTCTTTCATTAAAGGAAGCATCTGCTGAACAGTAAAAAAGCTGCCTTTCACCAGCATATTGAAAAGCTCATCAAAGTGATGTTCATTCACATTTTCAATCGAAGCAAATCTTCCGTATCCTGCATTTGCAAATACCAGATCGATATCTTCTGTGAATTTTTCAACTTCATTTCTAAGATTCATCAGGTCGCTTATTTTTCCGGCATCCGAAACAATTCCGAACGCATTTTCGCCTAACTTTTTTACGGTATTTTTTACATTTTCTTCACTTCTTCCGGTGATGATTGCCTTTCCGCCTTCCTGTATAAACTGTTGCGCTGTTGCGAATCCCATTCCGTTGGTTCCACCTGTAATCAGAGCGGTTTTGTTTTTAAATCTCTGCATTGTTTTTGGTTTAAAATTCTTCAGCAAAAATGGAAAGTTCAATCTTCAGAAAAAATCCGATTCCTGCGATGTTTTAAGAAGGTTTTAAAAATTTTTAAATTAAATTTAACAAAATTAAATTGTTTACAATTTAATTTTGCAATATTTTTGCATCATAGTATTCAAATAAAAAAATTAACAAAATGTCATTAATAGAAGATTTAAACTGGAGACACGCTGTAAAAGCATACGATCCAACAAAAAAAGTATCAGAAGAAGATTTAAATAAAATTTTAGAGGCCGCAAGACTCGCTCCTACTTCTTCCGGATTACAGCCTTTCCGTGTGATCGTAGTGGAAAATCAGGAATTAAAAGAAAAAATGGTTCAGGGTGCGTTGAATCCTGAAGTGATGAGAGATTCTTCTCATGTTTTGGTTTTCGCGGCATGGGACAGCTACTCCGATGAGAAAATCGATAAAGTGTACGATCATCACACCGATGTAAGAGATTTGCCGAGAGGAAGATTTTCAAGCTACACCGATAAAATTAAAGAAATCTACGGTGCGCAGACTCCTGAAGAACATTTCGCGCATACTGCAAGACAAACGTATATTGCTTTAGGACTTGCAATGGCTCAGGCTGCGGAACTTAAAGTAGACAGCACTCCTGCAGAAGGTTTCAGCAATGAAGTGGTGGATGAAATTTTGGGCTTGAGAGATTTAGGCTTAAAAAGTGTGAGTTTACTGTATTTAGGATACAGAGACGAGAAAAACGACTGGCTGTCGCACATGAAAAAAGTAAGAATTCCAATGGAAGAATTCATCATCAAAAAATAAAATCATAATTGTCAGTAATTTATCGTCATTGAAGAACCTTTGAGTTTTTTGCTAAGTGAAAAGTTTATACTGAGCCTGTCGAAGTAGCTTTGCGAACTTAAAAACGGTTGATACATAAAAAAAATCTTAGCGATTCTTTGTGTTAAAAAGCCTTATGATTAATGACGGATAATTAAATAAAACCTCTTCATTTTTCAGAAATCATGGAAAATCCCGAATTTTTAAAATTAGAAAATCAGCTCTGCTTTCCTTTATACGTTATTGCCAAGGAAATTACGGGGCTTTACCGTCCTTTTCTTGATGAGCTGGATATTACCTATCCGCAGTATCTTGTGATGATGGTGCTTTGGGAACATGACGGACTTCCGGTGAACAGCATCGGCGAAAAGCTGTATCTGGACAGCGGAACGCTTACACCGCTTCTTAAAAGACTTGAAAATAAAGGATTTATCGAAAGAAAAAGAAAAAAAGAAGATGAACGTGTGGTGGAAGTTTTCATCACAGAATCCGGTAGAAATTTACAGGAAAAAGCCTGTGGAATTCCGGAAAAATTATTTCAGAAAATCGGAGCATCGCCTGAAGACTGGAAAGCTCTGAAAGAAAATGTTCAAAAAATATTAACTAAAATAGAAAAATAAATGAAAACTTTGTATACAACAAAAGTAACTGCAACAGGAGGAAGAAACGGACACGTAAAAAGCGAAAACGGAGTTCTTGATCTGGACGTAAAAATGCCTAAAGCTTTAGGCGGAGCCAATGACGATTTCACCAATCCGGAAATGCTTTTCGCAGCAGGATATTCTGCATGTTTCGACAGCGCACTGAACCGAGTAATTTCTTTGTCTAAAGCAAAAACCGGAGAAACTACAGTAACGGCGGAAGTAAGCATCGGACAGTTGGAAAACGGCGGTTTCGGATTGGCGGTTCAGCTTGATGTAAATATTCCTGAAGTTTCTATTGAGGAAGCACAGGCTTTAACAGAGAAAGCGCACCAAATCTGTCCGTACTCTAATGCGACAAGAAATAATATCGAAGTAAAACTTTCAGTTACGAACAACTAATTCAGCGTTTTACGGTATAAATATCAGAATCTGTTTCTTTGGAAGCAGATTTTTTTGTTTAGTAATATGAGAAACATTAAACAGAAATTTGTTTCATCCGAAAAACGTTTATATGTTTGTTGTAAACTCATTTTAAATTTAACCGCAAAAGGTACACAAAAGACTTTATTGGATGTATTCAAGGTATTTCAAAAGTCTGCAAAGAGAAAAAATCTTTGATTTTTTTTAAACTTATGTGCTCTTTTTTCCATTTAAGTAGTAAACTTAAACTAATAAAGTGTTACAATCTTTTGCATCTTTTGCGGTAAAAAAGTTTAAACAGAATTTCTTTAAAAACCATAATCATTTGAAAAAGCTCTTCACCTTATTCATCACAATTGTTAGCTGTCTTCAATTGTATGCTCAACATACGTATGTTTTTTTCGGTTCTTTTAACTGGGAAAAAGAAACGGAGGGAATTTATGTGTATGAATTGAACACGCAAAACGGAAAATTATCAAAAATTACTTCTGTTTCGGGGATTTCAAATCCGTCTTTTCTAGCTTTGTCACCGGACGGAAAATATCTTTTTGCGTGTACGGAAAGCAAAACAAAGAACGGCGGAAGTGTAAGCAGTTTTGAATTTAATCCTGAAAAAAAGACTTTACAGTTCATCAGTAAACAAATCAGCGGTGGTGAAAATCCGGTTTATCTTACAGTTCATCCCAGCGGAAAATGGCTCGTTAACGGAAATTATACGGAAGGAAGTGTTTCTGTTTACCCCATCTCAGAAAACGGAACTCTTGAATCGTTTGTGCAGAATATACAGTTTTCGGAAGGAAGTGTAAATCTCGACAGACAGGATCGTGCACACATCCATTCCACTGCTTTTTCTCCGGATTCCGATTATCTATTTCTGCCTGATCTCGGAGCGGATAAAATTCGCGCCTATCGTTTTAACAATGAAAAAGATACACCTTTGCAGGAAGCTGAAATTCCTTTTATAAAAACAACTTTAGGAGCGGGACCGAGGCATTTTACCTTTCATCCGAATGGAAAATTCGCGTACTGTATTGAAGAAATGGGCGGTGCAGTCAGTGTTTATGCTTACGAAAACGGAAAACTAAAATCGCTTCAGAGGATTTTTACCCATCCTGAAACCTATAAAGAAGATTTTGAAAGTTCTGATGTTCATCTTTCGCCGGACGGAAAGTTTTTGTACGCTTCCAATAGAGGAAAAGAAAATAATATTGTCATTTTTTCGATTCAGGACGATGGAAGTCTGAAAACAATCGGCTATCAGTCTGTAAAAGGGAAACATCCGAGAACATTTAATCTCGATCCAAGCGGACAATTTTTAATCACCGCCAATACGGCAACGAATAATGTTACGGTTTTTAAAAGAAATCCTGAAACCGGTTTGTTGAAAAAAGTCGGAAGAAAAATTAAGATCAGAAATGTTTCGAATGTGCAGATCAGAAGATATTAATTGTATTTTTTTAGGTAATTTCGATTTAACCGCAAAAGCTACAAAAGACAATTAAATGTTTATAGGGATATTCGAAGTTCTCAAAAGAATAAAAATTCCTCTCATCTTTTCTGGTTAATAAAAGTTGAAACAACTTATTGTATCTTTCGAATTATAAAAAGTTACTATATGAAAATGTACATCGTCGTTTTGAATACTGTTCCTGACAAATTAGTTCCTGTAATTACTGCACACGCTTCTTTAGCCTGTTATAAAAACTTTGAGGACAACAAAAATATGATTCAATGGATCAGCGGAATATTCAAAAAAGTAGTTTGTGTCGTAAACGAAACCGAGTTTAACAGTTTTAAAAATGAGACAGATTATGTTTTACTAACGGAATCTTCACTAGACAACAGAGAAGTCGCTTTGGCATTTTGTCCGAGAGAGGAATATCCGAAAAAATTTAAATTTCTGAAAATGTGGACTCCACAGAATATCTGAATTACCTCATCCCAGAATCGCTCTTCTTAAAAGCATCCACTTTCTGATAAGAATCGTTTTTCTCTTTTTCTTTTTTGTCTGAAATTAAAATTCCGAAAAGATGATCGATTTCGTGCTGGAAAATAACGGCTGTAAAACCTTCCACAATTTCTGAATATTTCTGACCTTTTAAATCGACATATTCAAGCTGAATGACTTTGCTTCGGTAGAACTGATCTCTGAAATCGGGAATCGAAAGATCGCCTTCGGGACCTAAATTCTGTAATTCTGATCTCCAGACAATGACAGGATTGATGAAATATTCCAACGGTTCACCTTTTTTATCAAAACGCTGAACCCAGATTACTTTTCTGTTGATTCCGACCTGTGGTGCGGCAATTCCCACTCCGCCATCGGTGGAAAGCAAAGATTCCTTCATTCTGCTGACCAAAACTGCCGTATTTTTATCCAACGGATCGATTTCTGCGGAAAGGCTTAATAACGTCTTGTACTGATTTTCGTCTGTTGTCTGATAAATCGGCAACGCAGAATTTTTATCTCCCTGATTGATAATGGAAATTTCGCTTGGTGTCAGTTTTTGAGCGTTCATCAAACCGATGAAAAGGATGAAAAGAAGGGATATTTTTTTCATTTTTCTGAATGTTTTGCAAAGATAAATATTGCAGGCTAAGTTTTGTATATTTTGGTTGAAACCCAATTAATTTTTTGGTAAAAAGCAATGAAAAATATGCAGACCTCATTGTCTTTTAAACGACTCATTGTCATTCCGACGAAGGAAGAATCTGCTTGAAATTTCTTACACCTTTAATCTAAATAAAAACACAGCTTTTTACTTTTAACTTTTTACCTGGCTCTTTCTCAGTACGTTTTCGTCATATCACTGGGAATGATCAGATTAAAATCGGTGGGAATGTAATCTTTCTCAGGAACTTTTAATTCAGGATTATCCGATTCAAAAACAGAAATGACCGCCATTTTCAGATTCGGATTCTTTTGTTTAATGTACCAGTAAATCCCGCCAAATTCCTTGCTGTGGTAGTTTCCGTTGTAATGGATGAATGTTTTTCCGGATTGCAGATTTTTCAGGATAGATTCTGCCATAGTCGCGTCTTTTATTGCCTGAGCCGAAATAAAATTCATCACTTTGGTTCCGTCTGCGTGATCGCCCATCATCGCTTTCATTTCAGGGTAACCCGGCGTTTCGAGCGTTACTTTTATGGGAAGCTGTGCGATATAAGATTTTTCTTTTTCAGATAAATTATTCAGAGATTCCAGACCTTCTTTGGCGGTTTGAGATGCATATTTTCTGGGAATATTGGTTGCGATGAAGTTCAGCTTTTTTGCTTTGGCAAAATCCACCAAAGGTTTATAATCGGTAGTGAAATTATTCCAGAGTCTTGCGGAATCTTTCAGTGTTTTCGCGTCTATTTTCCCGTTGAGATATTGATTCAGTTGCGGCTGATTGTCTCTTTCGAACATTTCAGCACCTAAAATAAGCAGTCCGTTTTTCTGAGCATACAAACCTTCCGTCACTTTAAGCTGTAACCAGTGGTTGATGGAATTATTATGATTTTCACCGAAGAAAACCACGTCGTAATCAGCCAGTTGTCTGATGAGTTTTTCGGGCTTTATTGATTTTCCTTTTTTGTCGTAAAACTGATAGGCTTTAAATTGCTGTGCCTGAAATGAACAGAAAACAGTAAGAAAAAAGGCAGTGAAAAGGTTTTTCATTTTAATTTGTTTTTTAAACACGAATGGCTTTACAAATATCACGATATAATTTTAATTTTCTGTTGTTTTTTTAAACACGAATGATACAAATGGCTTCACGAATATCACGATATAACTTTAATTTTTTAATGATCCATTGTTTATTTTAACGCGAAGCTTTTTTAAACACTAATATCACAAATGGTTTCACGAATGACACAAGGTAACGTTGATTTATTTTAACGCAAAGTAGATATTTTAAGGTAAATATTTTAAAGTAAGCAAAGTTATTCAGATTTCATCTGTTATTAAGCGAACGTTTTATGATTGCATTTGGCAATGTCTTAGCTGAGTGGCTCGTTCTATCATTTGCTGAACGAAGTGCCATTGCGAACAAAAAAATATGCTCAATTAGGTCAAAAAGACTTCGCGTTCTTCGCGTTAAATATCGTATCCTTTGTGAAAAATATTAGTGCGATTCGTGTTTAAAAAAAAGCTTCGCGTTAAAATAAATCAACGTTACCTTGTGTCATTTGTGAAACCATTCGTGTCATTCGTGTTTAGATAAAAAAAGCCGCCTGTAAAAAACAAAACGGCTTAAAGAAACTATCTAACTATTTCAATTTATTTTTCAAGATCGGCGACGAGGTCTTTCCATTCCTGTAATTCCGGGATTCCGGGTTTTCTTTTTCCGAAAAACTGAACGATAAAATCGCCCTCTTTATTGAAAACTTCAATGGCGGTCACTTCTCCGTCTTCCGTCGGTTTTTTCACAATCCATGCTTCCGCAATTTTGGTAACGTCCAGATGCAGATTGAAATCGGGATCCATCACATTGAACCATTGCTGATGCCAAAGTGTTTTTTTCACGTTTCCTGTATGAATCTGGATGATTCCTCTGTTTCCGACAAAAATCATGATCGGAAGTTCTTTTTCCGATGCATCTTCCAGTACGTTTACGACTTTTGAGCTTTCAATTTTCTTTGCAAAACCTTCCGGAGCCAGTCTCAACGCCTGCGTTCTGCTCACTCCGAATTTTCGGGTCATCATAAAGAAATCGTGGGTATCTTTCAGATTTGTCCATGCTTTCTGGAAGCCTTCTACATCAATTTCGGCATCCGGTTTTTCTTCTGCTTTCGGAGCTGCTTTTTCAAAATCGAAAGATCCGTTCTGCTCTTCTGCTTTATATTTTTCTGCCATTTCATAGAAAGCCGCTTCGTTGCTGTCTTTGGTAAGGTAAATTTTATGCAGCGCCAAACCGTCTTTTCCGAAAAACTGAAGGCTTTTTTTATCTCCTTCCACCACTGCGAAAGCTAATTTCCAGTGATTCAGGAAAATTCTTAAATCAATATCTTCTCCCACGAAAAGCTGTGCATGAGGACTGCTGAAATCGCCGTTCAGATACACTCCTTTTCTTTCGTGAACGCACTCTTCGTTGCGTGTAAGCGCCATTACTTTTCCTAACTGCTCCACTTCTGCTAAAATATTCTGAAACTCCGGCTTCAGAACCGTTACGCCTTCTCCTACGCTGGTTGCCAACAGTTCCGCTTCGCTTACTCCAAGTTCTGCTGCGGCATTTCGGATTCTCATATGCGGATTTTCAGCTTTAAGAGCTTCCCATTTTTCCTTCAGATCGTTTACTAATGTGCTCATTTATTTATTTTTTAATGGTTAAAATTGTATAATTTCTTGTGATGGTTTCTTCTCCGGTTTTGCTTTTTACTTCTTCCTGCCGTTCGGAAATTTTCATTCTTTTAAAATAACTTTTGGAAACGGTTTCCTCCATTTCATCGGTATTGTACAACGTA
Encoded proteins:
- the trpB gene encoding tryptophan synthase subunit beta, which translates into the protein MNYRNPDEHGYYGEFGGAFIPEMLYPNVEELQKNYLDIIESEDFQQEYQDLLKNYVGRATPLYFAKNLSQKYNTRIYLKREDLNHTGAHKINNALGQVLLAKRLGKNRIIAETGAGQHGVATATACALLGLECIVYMGEVDIQRQAPNVARMKMLGAKVVPATSGSKTLKDAVNEALRDWINNPVTTHYVIGSVVGPHPFPDLVARFQSVISKEIKEQLLEQTGRENPDYIIACVGGGSNAAGAFYHFVNEKDVKIIAAEAGGFGVESGKSAATTFLGTLGILHGSKSLVMQTNDGQVIEPHSISAGLDYPGIGPFHANLFREQRAEFFSINDDEALKSAFELTKLEGIIPALESSHALAVFDKKKFNEDDIVVICLSGRGDKDMETYLKHL
- the trpA gene encoding tryptophan synthase subunit alpha codes for the protein MKKLNIYFTAGIPELENTAEIIQVIQDSGAEMIEIGMPYSDPVADGPVIQQAHELALKNGMTIEKLFSQLKSIKNEIKVPLILMGYINPVLRFGFEEFCAACSESGVSGLIIPDLPPIEFEKNYQKILAKYHLNFTFLVTPETSDERILYLDSLSSGFLYAVSSSSTTGNDQAVLKNEEYLSRLASLPLKNPVMIGFGIKSKEDFENVTEKADGGIIGTAFVNILLQNRDWKTKAIDFIHSIKA
- the lipB gene encoding lipoyl(octanoyl) transferase LipB, producing the protein MNTIQNKVVEFEDLGTREYQSAWDYQESLMKNIIDLKIKNRDLPAEQHNETPNHFLLVEHPHVYTLGKSGHEENMLAGIDKLKEIDATFVKVNRGGDITYHGYGQIVGYPILDLENFFTDIHKYMRNLEEVIIRTIAEYGLKGERSPGETGVWLDVGKPYARKICAMGVKASRWVTLHGFALNVNTDMRYFEYIIPCGIKDKQVTSLKRELERELTPEEMEDIKAKIRKHFTEVFEAELIAK
- a CDS encoding protein-glutamine glutaminase, whose translation is MKKFLLSAMAFVMVLSSNACSDSSANQDPNLVVKETNENAMRDFGSTIPVGIQKEGNVLKVSFIISAQFYEIKDSKENEVFISMIQSAVENETPVHVFLKKNSNEIAKVEKATDEDVTYFKSIFTKETQSETSKAVSVIPNQATLNNLFTQIKNQSCGTSTASSPCITFRYAVDGCYARAHKMRQILLNAGYDCEKQFVYGNLKASTGTCCVSWGYHVAILVSFKNASGVVEKRIIDPSLFTSGPVTDVTWRNACVNTSCGSASVSSYANTAGNVYYRSPSGSLLYDNNYINTNCVLTTFSTLSGCSPVPAPSVASCGF
- a CDS encoding SDR family oxidoreductase, whose protein sequence is MQRFKNKTALITGGTNGMGFATAQQFIQEGGKAIITGRSEENVKNTVKKLGENAFGIVSDAGKISDLMNLRNEVEKFTEDIDLVFANAGYGRFASIENVNEHHFDELFNMLVKGSFFTVQQMLPLMKEGSSVVFNTSFVTEFGMSNFSVYSAAKAAVQSFIKTFASELTDKGIRVNGISPGHIKTNIFNNTGLNSEQIDEVVQHIIPAIPFKRQGKPSEIAKAVLFLASDEASYIHGAELRIDAGISVIK
- a CDS encoding NAD(P)H-dependent oxidoreductase, translated to MSLIEDLNWRHAVKAYDPTKKVSEEDLNKILEAARLAPTSSGLQPFRVIVVENQELKEKMVQGALNPEVMRDSSHVLVFAAWDSYSDEKIDKVYDHHTDVRDLPRGRFSSYTDKIKEIYGAQTPEEHFAHTARQTYIALGLAMAQAAELKVDSTPAEGFSNEVVDEILGLRDLGLKSVSLLYLGYRDEKNDWLSHMKKVRIPMEEFIIKK
- a CDS encoding MarR family winged helix-turn-helix transcriptional regulator, which encodes MENPEFLKLENQLCFPLYVIAKEITGLYRPFLDELDITYPQYLVMMVLWEHDGLPVNSIGEKLYLDSGTLTPLLKRLENKGFIERKRKKEDERVVEVFITESGRNLQEKACGIPEKLFQKIGASPEDWKALKENVQKILTKIEK